One Falsarthrobacter nasiphocae DNA segment encodes these proteins:
- a CDS encoding DUF4192 family protein gives MATSHETETLGEERADVIVRSVIRALGYRPRNSLVLLVVDGMEAGPCLRVDLPYGSEDMDAFGRQLVAQLPGECAGKGLVLLCFEDTFGPSPEWYRQVFLGVCEAADEAGLVGRGILWVASSGAELDAGRSEEPAEERDEAAEGPEFQRAMRAVEDVEERGPVLTPAARAQWREALGPLFVPVDAAVREQYPLSASPLDVECPRLLGVGLLTRQCAPGESMGAAASVLVVEALEHLLTVMGREHLDEPEVSLPASAVSLFLGAIVLPSGLELVLRAALGGRTAALDCAARRHVGVPAFGRVVPPEATALAELLVDPPEDPWSAGAWWSRSGTLTAEEGLGPREAAVMEDVQGSGDLILTDTDFRAALSIGGLEDALRADVPSADDDVDALRRLALLLAQVAPPYAARRLHCLVAWSLWAQGDAEAAHWHLEFTRNVRGLLDDPWAEVLGALFAHKADRQRRGRGHPEGGMRQVGG, from the coding sequence ATGGCTACTTCACATGAGACAGAGACACTGGGCGAGGAGCGCGCGGACGTCATCGTCCGCAGCGTCATCCGGGCCCTGGGATACCGGCCTCGCAACTCGCTCGTCCTCCTCGTTGTCGACGGCATGGAGGCCGGGCCATGCCTTCGGGTCGACCTGCCGTACGGGTCGGAGGACATGGACGCCTTCGGGCGCCAGCTTGTGGCCCAGCTGCCGGGGGAGTGCGCGGGCAAGGGGCTCGTCCTCCTGTGCTTTGAGGACACGTTCGGCCCGTCCCCCGAGTGGTACCGCCAGGTCTTTCTGGGCGTGTGCGAGGCCGCGGACGAGGCGGGCCTCGTGGGCCGCGGCATCCTCTGGGTGGCCTCGAGCGGCGCCGAGCTGGACGCGGGCCGGTCGGAGGAGCCTGCGGAGGAGAGGGACGAGGCCGCCGAGGGGCCGGAGTTCCAGCGGGCCATGCGCGCGGTGGAGGACGTGGAGGAGCGCGGCCCCGTCCTCACGCCCGCCGCCCGGGCGCAGTGGCGGGAGGCCCTCGGGCCCCTGTTCGTCCCCGTGGACGCTGCGGTGAGGGAGCAGTACCCCCTGTCTGCGTCACCGTTGGATGTTGAGTGTCCGCGCCTGCTGGGCGTGGGGCTCCTGACGCGCCAGTGCGCGCCCGGCGAGAGTATGGGGGCGGCGGCGTCCGTGCTTGTCGTCGAGGCGCTGGAGCACCTGCTGACAGTCATGGGGCGCGAGCACCTCGACGAGCCCGAGGTCTCGCTGCCCGCCTCGGCGGTGTCGCTCTTCCTCGGTGCCATTGTGCTGCCGAGCGGACTGGAGCTCGTTCTCCGCGCGGCGCTCGGTGGGCGTACGGCTGCCCTGGACTGCGCAGCGCGGCGGCACGTCGGCGTTCCGGCCTTCGGACGGGTCGTGCCCCCCGAGGCGACGGCCCTGGCCGAGCTTCTCGTGGACCCGCCGGAGGATCCGTGGAGCGCTGGGGCGTGGTGGTCCCGGTCGGGAACCCTCACGGCAGAGGAGGGGCTGGGCCCCCGGGAGGCGGCGGTCATGGAGGATGTGCAGGGCAGTGGTGACCTCATCCTGACGGACACGGACTTCCGCGCGGCGCTGAGTATCGGCGGGCTGGAAGACGCTCTGCGGGCGGACGTGCCATCCGCTGATGACGACGTCGACGCCTTGCGGCGCCTCGCCCTCCTCCTGGCCCAGGTGGCACCGCCCTACGCGGCGCGCCGTCTCCACTGCCTCGTCGCGTGGTCACTCTGGGCGCAGGGGGACGCGGAGGCCGCCCATTGGCACCTCGAGTTCACCCGCAACGTGCGTGGGCTCCTGGATGATCCGTGGGCGGAGGTCTTGGGAGCTCTCTTCGCGCACAAAGCGGACAGGCAGCGGCGCGGCCGCGGGCATCCGGAGGGGGGGATGAGGCAGGTCGGGGGATGA
- the lipB gene encoding lipoyl(octanoyl) transferase LipB: MAVSLRRIGLDPEFVDYVEAWDLQKSVHADVLAGHLPSTVLLLEHAPVYTAGRRTEDHERPVDGSTPVVDVDRGGKLTWHGPGQLTVYPILRLPDPSKVREYVWNIEQLIIDVLERYGVRGQRIDGWEGVWLPADDARPPRKIAAIGMRVKEGVSMHGFALNVSNSLDPYSRIIPCGITTAGVTSLEAETGQSLTPEQVAATVEEMFSARAALFDAETSAPQPDDSPAEGSPKGNTP, from the coding sequence ATGGCTGTTTCGTTGCGGAGGATTGGGCTCGATCCCGAGTTTGTCGACTACGTCGAAGCGTGGGACCTGCAGAAGTCCGTTCACGCGGACGTCCTGGCCGGTCACCTGCCGAGCACCGTCCTGCTCCTGGAGCACGCGCCCGTCTACACGGCGGGCCGGCGGACCGAGGACCACGAGCGCCCCGTTGACGGCAGCACGCCCGTGGTCGACGTCGACCGCGGAGGCAAGCTCACGTGGCACGGTCCCGGCCAGCTGACGGTCTACCCGATCCTGCGCCTCCCGGATCCCTCGAAGGTGCGGGAGTACGTGTGGAACATCGAGCAGCTGATCATTGACGTCCTCGAGCGCTACGGCGTTCGCGGCCAGCGCATCGACGGCTGGGAGGGCGTATGGCTTCCGGCCGACGACGCCCGGCCGCCGCGCAAGATCGCCGCCATTGGCATGCGCGTGAAGGAAGGCGTGAGCATGCACGGTTTCGCGCTCAACGTCTCCAACAGTCTTGACCCCTACAGCCGCATCATCCCGTGCGGCATCACCACGGCCGGTGTCACAAGCCTCGAGGCAGAAACCGGCCAGTCCCTGACCCCAGAGCAGGTCGCCGCGACCGTCGAGGAAATGTTCTCGGCCCGCGCAGCGTTGTTTGACGCAGAGACGTCAGCGCCTCAGCCCGACGACTCGCCCGCAGAAGGATCGCCGAAAGGAAACACCCCATGA
- the lpdA gene encoding dihydrolipoyl dehydrogenase: protein MADSAPTTEFDVLILGGGSAGYAAALRSAKLGFSVGLIEGGKLGGTCLHTGCIPTKAYLHAAELAENAREGAHYGVNTTLEGVDMAKVRSYKDGIVAGKFKGLSGLLKMRKIDIIEGYGKLVGQDSIEVDGTVYKGKNIVLATGSTSKTFGLEIGGRILTSTEALQLDYTPKSAIILGGGVIGSEFASAWNSFGVDVQIIEGLPSLVPNEDPAVIKVVERTFKKRGIKFATGNFFKTVEQNDKGVVVTMDNGTTYEAEICLVAVGRGPVTEGLGYEDAGITMDRGFVITNERLHTGVGNIYAIGDIVPGLQLAHRGYQQGIFVAEEIAGLKPVVVEDVNIPKVTFCEPEIASVGYTQPKAEEKFGKENIEVSEYNLAGNGKSSILGTGGLVKLVRQKDGPIVGVHMVGGRMSEQIGEAQLIVNWEAYPEDVATLIHAHPTQNESIGEAAMALAGKPLHG from the coding sequence GTGGCCGATTCGGCACCCACGACAGAATTCGACGTCCTGATTCTCGGCGGCGGCAGCGCCGGCTACGCCGCGGCCCTCCGATCGGCGAAGCTCGGCTTCAGCGTCGGGCTCATCGAGGGCGGCAAGCTCGGTGGCACCTGCCTGCACACGGGCTGCATCCCCACCAAGGCGTACCTGCACGCCGCTGAGCTGGCCGAGAACGCCCGCGAGGGCGCGCACTACGGCGTGAACACGACCCTCGAGGGCGTGGACATGGCCAAGGTCCGCTCCTACAAGGACGGGATCGTCGCCGGCAAGTTCAAGGGCCTCAGCGGCCTGCTCAAGATGCGCAAGATCGACATCATCGAGGGCTACGGCAAGCTCGTCGGCCAGGACTCGATCGAGGTTGACGGCACGGTCTACAAGGGCAAGAACATCGTTCTCGCCACGGGCTCGACCTCCAAGACGTTCGGCCTCGAGATCGGCGGCCGCATCCTCACGTCCACCGAGGCCCTCCAGCTCGACTACACGCCGAAGTCCGCGATCATCCTCGGCGGCGGCGTCATCGGCTCCGAGTTCGCGTCCGCCTGGAACTCCTTCGGCGTTGACGTCCAGATCATCGAGGGCCTCCCGAGCCTCGTTCCGAACGAGGACCCGGCCGTCATCAAGGTCGTCGAGCGCACCTTCAAGAAGCGCGGCATCAAGTTCGCCACGGGCAACTTCTTCAAGACCGTGGAGCAGAACGACAAGGGCGTCGTCGTCACGATGGACAACGGCACCACGTACGAGGCGGAGATCTGCCTCGTCGCCGTCGGCCGCGGCCCGGTCACCGAGGGGCTCGGCTACGAGGACGCGGGCATCACGATGGACCGCGGCTTCGTCATCACGAACGAGCGCCTCCACACCGGCGTCGGCAACATCTACGCCATCGGCGACATCGTCCCCGGCCTCCAGCTTGCACACCGCGGCTACCAGCAGGGCATCTTCGTCGCCGAGGAGATCGCGGGCCTCAAGCCGGTCGTCGTCGAGGACGTCAACATCCCCAAGGTGACCTTCTGCGAGCCCGAGATCGCCTCCGTCGGCTACACGCAGCCGAAGGCTGAGGAGAAGTTCGGCAAGGAGAACATCGAGGTCAGCGAGTACAACCTCGCGGGCAACGGCAAGTCCTCCATTCTCGGCACCGGCGGCCTCGTCAAGCTCGTCCGTCAGAAGGACGGCCCCATCGTGGGCGTTCACATGGTCGGCGGCCGCATGTCCGAGCAGATCGGCGAGGCTCAGCTCATCGTCAACTGGGAGGCGTACCCCGAGGACGTCGCCACGCTCATCCACGCACACCCCACGCAGAACGAGTCCATCGGCGAGGCTGCCATGGCGCTCGCTGGCAAGCCCCTCCACGGCTAG
- a CDS encoding RDD family protein: protein MSLERSDVGGWLNGPPVDESSWPGKRLGLPQNGSGSVASLGRRALGLLIDWIACSVIAQVFWQDSTTAPLIVFIVEQVLLVGLFGTSLGHRAVGVHVAAAPSSSVLTRQPFFVRAAVRSLLLSLFIPAAVMDTDLRGLNDRAAGLIVLRR, encoded by the coding sequence GTGTCCCTTGAGAGATCTGACGTTGGCGGCTGGCTGAACGGGCCCCCGGTGGACGAGTCGAGCTGGCCCGGCAAGCGCCTGGGCCTGCCGCAGAACGGTTCGGGCTCCGTGGCCTCGCTGGGGCGGCGGGCGCTGGGCCTGCTCATCGACTGGATCGCCTGCTCGGTCATCGCCCAGGTCTTCTGGCAGGATTCCACGACAGCCCCGCTCATCGTCTTCATCGTCGAGCAGGTCCTCCTCGTGGGCCTGTTCGGCACCAGCCTGGGGCACCGGGCCGTCGGTGTGCACGTGGCCGCGGCCCCGTCGTCGTCGGTCTTGACCCGCCAGCCCTTCTTTGTCCGGGCAGCCGTCCGCTCCCTGCTCCTCAGCCTCTTCATCCCCGCCGCAGTCATGGACACCGACCTTCGGGGGCTCAATGACCGGGCGGCCGGGCTCATCGTCCTCCGCCGGTAG
- a CDS encoding leucyl aminopeptidase has product MAVALDELLALDLPTASASSTLDGAGVIVLFAASADSAASIVDSSLAESDLADLTRALGQVGFTGEKDAVARLPRVSGDLDTPVVVVGLGKLADGQATTQVLRHAAGTAVRAVKDVARLTFDVAGFDAGLGQALLEGAVLGSYRYTGYKSSASPRSLTEVVWHASDVPADEAEAAAHRAQTVARGVAETRSLVNTSALQLFPESFADAAVAAAKEAGVKATVLDDTELAEKGYGGLTFVGMGSSRGPRLVRLEYAPKSSQGKVAFVGKGITFDTGGISIKPAANMHEMKSDMAGAATVLATVLTAARLELDVTVIGYLALAENMPSATAGRPGDIITMFGGKTVEVLNTDAEGRLVMGDALAAASLDEPDAIVDIATLTSAALVALGKRTAGVMGDDDVADALLDAADAVDEPLWEMPIPEEMRGTLDSTQADLANIGQREGGMLIAAAFLREFVGETEGERIPWAHVDIAGPSFNAGSPYGHVTKEGTGYGVRTLVAYLEGLSA; this is encoded by the coding sequence ATGGCCGTCGCTCTCGACGAACTTCTCGCCCTCGACCTCCCCACCGCCTCTGCCTCCTCGACTCTCGACGGCGCCGGCGTCATCGTTCTCTTCGCTGCCAGCGCCGATTCAGCGGCGAGCATCGTCGACTCCTCGCTCGCCGAGTCGGACCTCGCCGACCTCACGCGGGCCCTCGGCCAGGTCGGGTTCACGGGCGAGAAGGACGCCGTGGCGCGCCTTCCCCGGGTCAGCGGGGACCTCGACACGCCAGTCGTCGTCGTCGGCCTGGGAAAGCTCGCCGACGGACAGGCGACCACCCAGGTCCTCCGACACGCGGCCGGAACGGCCGTGCGCGCCGTCAAGGACGTCGCCCGCCTGACCTTCGATGTCGCGGGCTTCGACGCGGGCCTCGGCCAGGCGCTCCTCGAAGGCGCTGTCCTCGGCTCGTACCGGTACACCGGCTACAAGTCCTCCGCCTCGCCCCGCAGCCTCACAGAGGTCGTCTGGCACGCCAGCGACGTCCCGGCCGACGAGGCCGAGGCCGCCGCGCACCGCGCCCAGACGGTCGCGCGCGGCGTGGCCGAGACGCGCAGCCTCGTCAACACCTCCGCACTCCAGCTCTTCCCGGAGTCCTTCGCGGACGCGGCCGTCGCGGCCGCCAAGGAGGCCGGCGTCAAGGCGACCGTCCTCGACGACACGGAGCTCGCCGAGAAGGGCTATGGCGGCCTGACGTTCGTCGGCATGGGGTCCTCCCGGGGGCCGCGCCTCGTGCGGCTCGAGTACGCGCCGAAGTCCTCGCAGGGCAAGGTCGCGTTCGTGGGCAAGGGCATCACGTTCGACACCGGCGGAATCTCCATCAAGCCCGCCGCGAACATGCACGAGATGAAGTCCGACATGGCCGGCGCCGCCACCGTCCTCGCGACCGTCCTCACTGCCGCGCGCCTCGAGCTCGACGTGACGGTCATCGGCTACCTCGCGCTCGCCGAGAACATGCCCTCCGCCACGGCCGGGCGCCCGGGCGACATCATCACGATGTTCGGCGGCAAGACCGTCGAGGTCCTCAACACGGACGCCGAGGGCCGCCTCGTCATGGGCGACGCGCTCGCCGCCGCGAGCCTCGACGAGCCGGACGCCATCGTGGACATCGCCACCCTGACCAGCGCCGCTCTCGTGGCGCTCGGCAAGCGGACGGCTGGAGTCATGGGTGACGACGACGTCGCTGACGCGCTCCTGGACGCCGCGGACGCGGTGGACGAGCCCCTGTGGGAGATGCCCATCCCCGAGGAGATGCGCGGCACGCTGGACTCCACGCAGGCGGACCTCGCGAACATCGGCCAGCGCGAAGGCGGCATGCTCATCGCGGCGGCCTTCCTGCGCGAGTTCGTCGGCGAGACTGAGGGCGAGCGGATCCCGTGGGCCCATGTCGACATCGCCGGCCCCTCGTTCAACGCCGGCTCCCCCTACGGCCACGTGACCAAGGAGGGCACGGGCTACGGAGTCCGCACCCTCGTGGCCTACCTTGAAGGACTGTCCGCCTAG
- a CDS encoding DUF4191 domain-containing protein — protein sequence MAKNSSASNPAAAASPSASGSSATGGRSRRLFSRRGSSAASGPRKPGQLAQMRQAFDLTRRNDPKLVPYMLLAFFGSIIVLLAVGLLVKNWITFLILGIVIGALAAMIILSLRAQNAALTQLEGQPGGARAAMSLLRRGWIMPEEPVAVNPRSRDLIFRAVGRPGVVLVTEGPTGRVQQIVNAEKTRMRRILPDVPIHVIHSGTQDGQVKLQDLPKTMRALPAKITKDEVVAVDKRLTSIGRAALPIPKGVDPTKARASRKGLRGR from the coding sequence ATGGCAAAAAACTCCTCCGCCTCGAACCCCGCTGCCGCGGCGTCCCCGTCAGCCAGCGGCTCCTCCGCCACCGGCGGGCGCTCGCGCCGCTTGTTCTCGCGCCGCGGCTCCTCGGCCGCCTCGGGTCCCCGCAAGCCCGGGCAGCTCGCCCAGATGCGGCAGGCCTTTGACCTGACGCGGCGCAACGACCCGAAGCTCGTTCCGTACATGCTTCTGGCGTTCTTCGGCTCGATCATCGTGCTCCTGGCCGTGGGCCTGCTCGTCAAGAACTGGATCACGTTCCTCATCCTCGGCATCGTCATTGGTGCCCTGGCCGCCATGATCATCCTCTCGCTCCGGGCCCAGAACGCGGCCCTGACTCAGCTCGAGGGTCAGCCGGGCGGGGCGCGGGCGGCCATGTCGCTCTTGCGCCGCGGATGGATCATGCCCGAGGAGCCTGTCGCGGTGAACCCCCGCTCGCGTGACCTCATCTTCCGCGCCGTGGGCCGCCCGGGCGTGGTCCTCGTGACGGAGGGCCCCACGGGCCGCGTGCAGCAGATCGTCAACGCGGAGAAGACGCGCATGCGCCGCATCCTCCCGGACGTCCCGATCCACGTCATCCACTCCGGTACGCAGGACGGCCAGGTCAAGCTCCAGGACCTGCCCAAGACCATGCGCGCCCTTCCCGCCAAGATCACCAAGGACGAGGTCGTCGCGGTGGACAAGCGCCTGACGTCCATCGGCCGGGCCGCGCTTCCGATCCCCAAGGGCGTCGACCCCACGAAGGCCCGCGCGAGCCGCAAGGGCCTCCGCGGCCGCTGA
- a CDS encoding protein kinase domain-containing protein, giving the protein MTAGGLALRLAPGGTVEARNGLLRLTPGEVLRIILDVAEGLTALHRAGFVHGDLHPGNILLDADGRAVVGDLGSARRIGDTAAPRWAADGFLPAAPGDGPADDVYGLGALAWRLAVGAVPGPEASRPPLAAVLPSLARLSRLVDDSLADDARRRPGLEAWRRAAARGAATRVAGVGWAGVPQASSSFTTEPLPAPGERRRER; this is encoded by the coding sequence ATGACCGCGGGCGGGCTGGCCCTGCGGCTCGCTCCTGGCGGCACCGTGGAGGCACGAAACGGACTGCTCAGGCTGACGCCCGGGGAGGTCCTGCGCATCATCCTCGACGTGGCTGAGGGCCTCACCGCACTGCACCGGGCGGGCTTCGTCCACGGCGACCTCCACCCAGGCAACATTCTCCTCGACGCAGACGGGCGGGCCGTGGTGGGGGACCTGGGCTCGGCGCGGCGCATCGGGGACACCGCGGCGCCGCGGTGGGCGGCCGACGGGTTCCTCCCCGCCGCGCCCGGTGACGGCCCAGCTGACGACGTCTACGGCCTCGGCGCCCTCGCGTGGCGGCTCGCCGTGGGTGCCGTCCCGGGGCCGGAGGCCTCGCGCCCGCCGCTCGCGGCGGTCCTTCCATCCCTGGCCCGCCTGAGCCGGCTCGTGGACGACTCCCTCGCGGATGACGCCCGGCGGCGCCCCGGCCTTGAGGCGTGGCGGCGGGCCGCGGCGCGCGGTGCGGCCACTCGGGTTGCAGGGGTGGGATGGGCTGGGGTGCCGCAGGCCTCGTCGTCGTTCACGACTGAGCCGCTCCCCGCGCCAGGGGAGCGGAGGCGGGAAAGGTGA
- a CDS encoding OsmC family peroxiredoxin gives MAIIRTATTTWEGNLSSGEGRVNLDTSEQGTFDVTWKARAEEADYKTSPEELIAAAHSSCFSMALSHALGEAGYTAEEIRTSASVSFVPGEGIKGSELSLSARIPGIEDEEFQRLAQGAKDGCPVSLALAGIEITLKAELIQA, from the coding sequence ATGGCTATCATCCGCACCGCCACGACCACCTGGGAAGGCAACCTCTCCTCCGGCGAGGGACGCGTCAACCTGGACACCTCCGAGCAGGGCACCTTCGACGTCACCTGGAAGGCCCGCGCCGAGGAGGCCGACTACAAGACGAGCCCCGAGGAGCTCATCGCTGCCGCCCACTCGTCATGCTTCTCCATGGCGCTGTCCCACGCGCTCGGCGAGGCCGGATACACGGCTGAGGAAATCCGCACGAGCGCCAGCGTCTCCTTCGTCCCGGGCGAGGGCATCAAGGGCTCCGAGCTCAGCCTCTCCGCTCGCATTCCGGGCATCGAGGACGAGGAGTTCCAGCGCCTTGCCCAGGGTGCCAAGGACGGCTGCCCCGTCTCGCTGGCTCTCGCCGGCATCGAGATCACGCTGAAGGCGGAGCTCATCCAGGCCTAG
- the sucB gene encoding 2-oxoglutarate dehydrogenase, E2 component, dihydrolipoamide succinyltransferase, which yields MSEFVNLPALGESVTEGTVTRWLKSVGDTVEVDEPIVEVSTDKVDTEVPSPIAGTIEEILVDEDETVEVGAPLVKIGDGSGSSAGESDAPAAEESSDDEATKAAEAKSEEPTAESADEPAEKDESSTEAQAPKGGSGEGTEVTLPALGESVTEGTVTRWLKSVGDSVEVDEPLLEVSTDKVDTEVPSPVAGTLLEVRADEDETVEVGAVLAVIGDGSAAASSSDAPKEEPKDEPKAEKAEEAKAAAAHQEAPKEEKKAEAPKAEPKAEAPAPKPAASSEDQGEAGYVTPIVRKLAKQQGVDLSTVKGTGVGGRIRKEDVEKAAEAAASAPAATSSSSSPVQRKAPEVVEDTTLRGTTQKAPRIRQVIARRMRESLDISTQLTQVQEIDMTRVAKLRNAAKTKFQQENGTKLTFLPFIAKAVAEALKQHPKLNAEYNEDSQEITYHNAEHLAIAVDTEKGLLVPVIQDAGQLNLAGIAGKIADVAARTRSGKIGPDELSGGTFSITNIGSVGALFDTPIINQPQVAILGTGAIVKRPVVVTTEDGEDQIAIRHMMYLSLTYDHRLVDGADAGRFLQTLKARLEGGAFESELGL from the coding sequence ATGTCAGAATTTGTCAACCTTCCGGCTCTCGGCGAGTCGGTCACTGAAGGCACCGTGACGCGCTGGCTCAAGTCCGTCGGCGACACCGTCGAGGTCGACGAGCCTATCGTTGAGGTCTCCACCGACAAGGTGGACACTGAGGTCCCCTCGCCCATCGCGGGCACCATCGAGGAGATCCTCGTCGACGAGGACGAGACCGTCGAGGTCGGCGCGCCCCTCGTCAAGATCGGGGACGGCTCCGGCTCGTCCGCGGGCGAGTCCGATGCCCCCGCCGCCGAGGAGTCCTCCGACGACGAGGCCACCAAGGCTGCCGAGGCGAAGTCCGAGGAGCCGACGGCCGAGTCCGCCGACGAGCCCGCTGAGAAGGACGAGTCCTCCACCGAGGCCCAGGCCCCCAAGGGCGGCTCCGGCGAGGGCACCGAGGTCACGCTTCCCGCGCTCGGCGAGTCCGTCACCGAGGGCACCGTCACCCGCTGGCTGAAGTCGGTCGGCGACTCCGTCGAGGTCGACGAGCCGCTGCTCGAGGTCTCCACGGACAAGGTCGACACCGAGGTCCCCTCCCCCGTCGCGGGCACGCTCCTTGAGGTGCGCGCTGACGAGGACGAGACCGTCGAGGTCGGCGCCGTCCTCGCCGTGATTGGCGACGGCTCCGCGGCCGCCTCGTCGTCGGACGCTCCCAAGGAGGAGCCGAAGGACGAGCCCAAGGCTGAGAAGGCCGAGGAGGCCAAGGCCGCAGCCGCCCACCAGGAGGCCCCGAAGGAAGAGAAGAAGGCTGAGGCCCCCAAGGCTGAGCCGAAGGCCGAGGCGCCCGCGCCGAAGCCCGCCGCTTCCTCCGAGGACCAGGGCGAGGCCGGCTACGTCACGCCGATCGTCCGCAAGCTCGCCAAGCAGCAGGGCGTGGACCTCTCCACGGTCAAGGGCACGGGTGTCGGCGGACGCATCCGCAAGGAAGACGTCGAGAAGGCTGCTGAGGCAGCTGCCTCGGCCCCCGCGGCGACGTCCAGCTCCTCGAGCCCGGTCCAGCGCAAGGCCCCCGAGGTCGTCGAGGACACGACGCTCCGCGGAACCACGCAGAAGGCACCTCGCATCCGCCAGGTCATCGCCCGCCGCATGCGCGAGTCCCTCGACATCTCGACCCAGCTGACGCAGGTCCAGGAAATCGACATGACTCGCGTGGCCAAGCTCCGCAACGCCGCCAAGACGAAGTTCCAGCAGGAGAACGGCACCAAGCTGACGTTCCTGCCGTTCATCGCGAAGGCTGTCGCTGAGGCGCTCAAGCAGCACCCGAAGCTCAACGCGGAGTACAACGAGGACTCGCAGGAGATCACGTATCACAACGCTGAGCACCTGGCGATCGCCGTGGACACCGAGAAGGGTCTCCTCGTCCCGGTCATCCAGGACGCGGGCCAGCTCAACCTCGCGGGCATCGCGGGCAAGATCGCGGACGTCGCGGCGCGCACGCGCAGCGGCAAGATCGGCCCGGACGAGCTCTCCGGCGGCACGTTCTCCATCACGAACATCGGCTCGGTCGGCGCGCTCTTCGACACGCCGATCATCAACCAGCCGCAGGTGGCCATCCTCGGCACGGGTGCCATCGTCAAGCGCCCGGTTGTCGTGACCACGGAGGACGGCGAGGACCAGATCGCCATCCGCCACATGATGTACCTCTCGCTGACGTACGATCACCGTCTCGTGGACGGCGCGGACGCCGGCCGCTTCCTCCAGACGCTCAAGGCTCGCCTTGAGGGCGGCGCGTTCGAGTCGGAGCTCGGCCTCTAG
- the lipA gene encoding lipoyl synthase — protein sequence MTLAPEGRRLLRIEQRNKAVPVERKPEWIKAKVNVGPEYVDMKGLVKKEGLHTVCEEAGCPNIFECWEDREATFLIGGSECTRRCDFCQIHTGKPSPLDRFEPTKVARSVQQMGLRYATVTGVARDDLEDEGTWLYAETVRKIHELNPGTGVELLIPDFSGKKEYIDEICASAPEVFAHNVETVPRIFKRIRPAFRYERSLDVISQGRDHGMVTKSNLILGMGETREEISQALQDLHDAGCDLITITQYLRPSELHLPVDRWVKPQEFVEISDEAEEIGFLGVMSGPLVRSSYRAGRLWATAMRKKGRELPPQLAHIEDSGSTLQEARSVLARHEATAQ from the coding sequence ATGACGCTCGCCCCTGAAGGCCGCAGGCTCCTTCGCATCGAGCAGCGGAACAAGGCCGTGCCGGTCGAGCGCAAGCCCGAGTGGATCAAGGCCAAGGTCAATGTCGGCCCCGAGTACGTCGACATGAAGGGCCTCGTCAAGAAGGAAGGCCTTCACACGGTGTGTGAAGAGGCCGGCTGCCCCAACATCTTCGAGTGCTGGGAGGACCGGGAGGCCACGTTCCTCATCGGCGGCTCCGAGTGCACGCGCCGGTGCGACTTCTGCCAGATCCACACGGGCAAGCCCAGCCCCCTCGACCGCTTCGAGCCCACGAAGGTCGCGCGCAGCGTCCAGCAGATGGGGCTGCGCTACGCGACCGTGACGGGCGTGGCCCGCGACGACCTCGAGGACGAGGGCACGTGGCTCTACGCTGAAACGGTCCGCAAGATCCACGAGCTCAACCCGGGCACGGGCGTGGAGCTTCTCATTCCGGACTTCTCCGGAAAGAAGGAGTACATCGACGAAATCTGCGCGTCCGCCCCCGAGGTGTTCGCCCACAACGTCGAGACCGTTCCCCGCATCTTCAAGCGCATCCGCCCGGCATTCCGGTACGAGCGCTCCCTCGACGTCATCTCCCAGGGCCGCGACCACGGCATGGTGACGAAGTCCAACCTCATCCTCGGCATGGGCGAGACCCGCGAGGAGATCAGCCAGGCCCTCCAGGACCTGCACGACGCCGGCTGCGACCTCATCACGATCACCCAGTATCTGCGCCCCTCCGAGCTGCACCTGCCGGTGGACCGCTGGGTCAAGCCGCAGGAGTTCGTCGAGATCTCGGACGAGGCCGAGGAGATCGGCTTCCTCGGCGTCATGTCGGGCCCGCTCGTGCGCTCCTCCTACCGCGCCGGCCGCCTGTGGGCCACGGCCATGCGCAAGAAGGGCCGCGAGCTCCCGCCGCAGCTCGCACACATCGAGGACTCGGGCTCAACGCTTCAGGAGGCGAGGAGCGTTCTGGCTCGCCACGAAGCCACCGCACAGTAA